The following are encoded together in the Gopherus evgoodei ecotype Sinaloan lineage chromosome 17, rGopEvg1_v1.p, whole genome shotgun sequence genome:
- the LOC115636661 gene encoding myeloperoxidase-like, with amino-acid sequence MKEKKCAPFTLGLCSELVGRSCPYVLLFPVFGLDIMETLPDPFFLSSTDEAKKLVDAAYKYERDRAKEAIQEKDVSPSDFLKHLKDPVAGTRSAIRAADYMETTLSLLKKKLRWIMKGKFNITDVLSRKQKAIISKATGCDYQIRSIKCPTSSIYRTITGECNNRKHSYFGTSNHGYARWLPAEYEDGVSLPKGLTEGKLYNGFPLPLVRKVSNEIIHTANENVTQDQQRSLIFMQWGQWVDHDLDLAPFTTTKINNKEVHCETSCNFEPPCFPIKIPPNDPRIKDPNTCMPFVRTAPVCNARTYIREQINAITSFLDASMVYGSEVPLAKSLRNQTNQLGLMALNQNFTDAGLGLLPFENKSQSLCLFTNKTMNIPCFKAGDARVTENLGLTAIHTLFVREHNRLATALKKLNPQWDGEKLYQEARKIIGAMTQVITYRDYLPLLFGDETEKEIPCYRGYDESVDPTVANVFSLAFRFGHGSVQPFVSRLDEHFQPLGPHSQVPLHLTFSASWRVVMEGGIDPLLRGLLVDHAKLMKQNQMMVEELQERLFEQVEIIGLDLASLNLQRGRDHGLPGYNAWRQFCGLSQPRNFAELSKVLRNPELARKFMDLYGTPDNIDIWIGAMAEPFVPNGRVGPLLACIIGTQFRKLRDGDRFWWENPGVFTPQQRRVLSRSSLPRVLCDNTRIREVPRDVFKVNRYPEDFVNCGVIDSLDLSPWRQRSN; translated from the exons AGCAAAAGAGGCCATACAGGAAAAAGACGTCAGCCCCTCAGATTTTCTGAAACATTTAAAGGACCCAGTGGCAGGAACCAGGTCTGCAATCCGAGCTGCCGATTACATGGAAACCACCCTGAGCCTTCTGAAGAAGAAGCTGCGTTGGATCATGAAAGGAAAGTTTAATATCACAG ATGTACTAAGTAGGAAGCAGAAGGCAATTATTTCCAAGGCAACTGGTTGTGACTATCAGATTCGTTCCATTAAGTGCCCAACAAGTAGCATTTACCGGACCATTACTGGAGAATGCAACAACAG GAAACATTCCTATTTTGGAACTTCCAATCACGGATATGCCCGATGGCTCCCGGCAGAGTATGAGGATGGAGTGTCTCTTCCCAAAGGATTAACTGAAGGAAAACTTTACAATGGATTTCCACTCCCACTG GTTCGAAAAGTGTCAAATGAAATAATTCACACAGCCAATGAGAATGTCACCCAAGACCAGCAGCGCTCTCTCATCTTCATGCAGTGGGGTCAGTGGGTTGACCACGATTTGGACTTGGCCCCTTTCACTACTACAAAAATCAACAATAAAGAAGTTCATTGCGAGACCAGTTGCAACTTCGAGCCACCTTGCTTCCCAATTAAG ATTCCCCCTAATGATCCACGAATTAAGGACCCAAATACTTGTATGCCATTCGTCCGTACAGCTCCAGTGTGCAATGCCAGAACATATATACGAGAGCAGATCAATGCGATCACCTCATTCTTGGATGCCAGCATGGTGTATGGCAGTGAAGTACCTTTAGCTAAGAGTCTTAGGAATCAGACAAACCAGCTGGGTTTGATGGCGCTGAACCAGAATTTTACTGATGCAGGGCTGGGCTTACTGCCCTTTGAGAACAAATCCCAAAGCCTCTGTTTATTCACAAACAAGACCATGAATATCCCCTGTTTTAAAGCAG GTGATGCACGAGTAACTGAAAATCTGGGACTTACAGCTATACACACACTTTTTGTGCGGGAGCACAATCGCTTGGCTACCGCGTTGAAGAAATTAAATCCACAATGGGATGGAGAGAAACTCTACCAGGAGGCCAGAAAAATCATAGGTGCCATGACCCAG GTAATAACATACAGAGACTACTTGCCACTTCTGTTTGGAGATGAGACTGAGAAGGAAATACCATGCTACAGGGGCTATGATGAGTCTGTGGATCCCACTGTGGCAAATGTATTCTCCTTGGCTTTTCGGTTTGGTCATGGTTCAGTACAGCCTTTTGTGAGCCGTTTAGATGAACATTTCCAACCTTTGGGTCCACATTCCCAGGTGCCTCTTCACCTCACATTCAGTGCTTCCTGGCGGGTTGTAATGGAAG GTGGAATTGACCCGCTTCTCCGTGGTCTGCTGGTTGACCATGCAAAACTaatgaaacaaaaccaaatgaTGGTTGAGGAGCTCCAGGAGCGGCTTTTTGAACAGGTAGAAATAATTGGACTGGATCTAGCATCCTTAAACCTGCAACGTGGAAGAGATCATGGTCTTCCAG GGTATAATGCCTGGAGGCAATTCTGTGGGCTCTCACAGCCTCGCAACTTCGCTGAACTCTCTAAAGTACTGAGAAATCCTGAGCTGGCCAGGAAGTTCATGGATCTGTACGGGACACCAGACAATATCGACATCTGGATTGGGGCTATGGCAGAGCCGTTTGTTCCCAATGGCAGAGTGGGACCTCTCCTGGCTTGCATCATTGGAACTCAGTTCAGGAAATTGCGAGATGGGGACAG ATTCTGGTGGGAGAATCCCGGGGTTTTCACTCCACAGCAGCGCCGTGTCCTGAGCAGAAGTTCATTGCCACGGGTTCTCTGTGATAACACTCGCATTAGAGAGGTGCCCAGGGATGTGTTCAAGGTCAACCGCTATCCTGAGGATTTTGTGAACTGCGGAGTGATCGACAGTCTTGACTTGTCACCTTGGAGACAACGCAGTAACTAG